gttcaccaagggagtgagtgtaaatggagaacagaagacggccaagaactgacccttgaggaactccaacagttaaaggagagggggaggaggcgccagcgaaggagaccgagaatgaccggccagagaggtaagaggagaaccaggagaggacggagtccgtgaagccaaggtgagataacgtatggagggggagggaatggtcgacagtgtcaaaggcagcagagaggtcaaggaggattagaatggagtaggagccattggatttggcaagaaggaggtcatgggtgaccctagagagagcagtctcggtagagtggaggggacggaagccagattggagggggtccaggagagaatgggagttaaggaattctcagGAACATTCATAGCTGGTAACCTGCATTCCATCATTCACGTGGGTTTCCTCTTTAGATTAACTTTCTGTAGGTCTAACATAATCAGTCACTTCTACTGTGATGCCCTTCCACTGTATAGACTTTCCTGTACTGACCCATACATTAATGTTTTGATGATTTTTATCTTCTCGGGCTCAATTCAAGTCTTCACGATAACCACAGTCTTGGTCTCTTACCATCGCATTCTCTTCACAATTTTGACCTTTAAATCaaaagaaggcagaggaagagccttctCCATTTGTGCCTCCCACTTTCTATCTGTCTCCTTGCTCTATGGTTCCATTCTATTCATGTATGTTTGGCCTGGCTCGATTAAAGAAGAGAATAAGGATATACTGGTTGCTGTTTTTTACACAATAATAATTCCCTTGTTGAACCCTTTTATTTATAGCATAAGAAACAAGGAGCTAATAAGTGTCTTTAGGAAAATTATGAAGAGGAGAATATTTTTTCAAGAAATTGCTTGATTTAACTCTTGCAAAGAAGATCCTACAGAAAGTGACATGTAGAGATAGAAAATATGCAGTTTCTATGTTCAGACAGAATTCTGCTTAGAGTGGTGATCAAGTTTATCTCCTTTGCCTCCAAACAGGATGCATACGAAACCACTTCAGAACGGtagtcttttttttcttaaaaatatgACAGTACATCCTCCAGTATTCAAAATGGACATAATCTGTCTTTGGAATCTTTAAAACTAAATTACAACTGTATTCACATTATAATAATGCATTAAGAGCTCAAAAACTGTTTTTCCTGGTTGTTTTACCATCTGCAAAGTTTCAAAATAGTTAATAAATCTCTTTAAAGAATGTTTTTGCTAGGTACTTATTGTGATAAAAACAGACTTCTTTTCCCATGCTGGACTAGATTGGTTCCTTTCAGCTAATTTACACTGGCctaaaggagagaatgaggctcCTGCCAAGGAGGCCGGCAAAAGTTTCTTTTGTGGGCAACATCAatcaggctcagtctgggaacagaaCAGGACCACAGGAAAGGAAATAGACTCATAACAGACTCCAGCCAGACCCCCAGCCTGTTCCAGCAAGAAAGCTTCAACATCAAATCAAATCAAttgtttttgagcatttactatgttcaaaacactgtactaagtgcttgggaaagtacggtagagttgatagacatgatccctgcttacaagaGCTTAGAGAAGAAGAACatgcaaacacttgggagatgttttctttttttctctcatccTCAAAGGATCCTGCTGCCCAAATTTTCTAATCGCAACTTGGTAAAGTTATTTACACTTTGTCTTGAATGCTGTATGTCATAAGTAAGGGTCATAAACATGCATTGCCTTCATCTGAGTAGCTGTGACTCCTACATGACAAATCTAAATCTGGGTGTGCTTCAGCCTTCGTTTCAGGTAGGTAAATCTGGGTGTGCTCAGTCCAGATTTAATTGTCTGGTATTAGACTGAGAATAAAAGAAATCAGGTTGAGACAAATGGGGATTTTAATTAGGATTTTGATCAGAACTTCCAGCCTGGCATTTGAAACTTTACATACTGTCTGACATCAGAGACAACGTGAAATATTGATAATATGAAAAGGGCTGAAGTAAATTTGCAGGGCTACTTAAAACGTTGCTGTTTGTGTTTTCTAATTTCAATTGCAAGCTTTTTGCAAACAGAGAAGATTcactgactgtatttattgagcactcactgtgtgcaaagcaccgtactgcttgggaaagtacaaaacagcaataaagacagacaattcctgcctacagtgagctcacaatctagagagggagagatggatatcaataaaaataaataaaattacagatatatacataagtgctgtggggtggggagggagggggaagagcaaaccagtcagggagatgcagacgggagtaggagatgaagaaaagtgggacttaatctgggaagacctcttggagatgtgccttcagtaaggcattgAAGGAGTGCGgggtaggagggaagaacaattgtgtggcggatttgagaaggaagagcattccatgccagagaatACTTATGCTCAAATTGGTTTACACCCACTGactttctaataatgttggtatttgttaagcgcttactatgtgccaagcactgttctaagtgctggggtagacacaggggaatcaggttgtcccacatggggttcacagtctgcatccccatttacagatgaggtaactgaggcaccgagaagttaagtgacttgcccaaagtcacacagctgacaagtgaccaaacagtcttcgaacccatgacctctgactccaaagcctgtgctctttccactgagccacgctgcttctctagccaggtGTGTTGAGGGTTCTAGTCATTCTTGTTACACAGGTGTTAGTAGAAGGGTTATATTGGCAGGCTAATCAGGCAATTCCATAACTATGGACATTAAATACCAAGTACAGCTGGAGATGTAAAACAGTAGACAGATCTGAATggatcctagactgtaagctcattgtgggcaggaaatgtgactaccaactctttcgtactatactcttccaagtactgcacacagtaagcactca
This region of Ornithorhynchus anatinus isolate Pmale09 chromosome 17, mOrnAna1.pri.v4, whole genome shotgun sequence genomic DNA includes:
- the LOC107547001 gene encoding LOW QUALITY PROTEIN: olfactory receptor 5K1-like (The sequence of the model RefSeq protein was modified relative to this genomic sequence to represent the inferred CDS: deleted 1 base in 1 codon), with the protein product MEFVLSGFTDKSRLQLFLFVVLLVTYMITIVGNLGLVMLIWVEPRLHTPMYFFLGNLGLTDACCSCSIIPKVLMNIVTGNKAISLSECMVLFYFLCFAETADCFLLAAMAYDRYIVIFNPLLYPVMMSKKLCIHIHSIVFIAGNLHSIIHVGFLFRLTFCRSNIISHFYCDALPLYRLSCTDPYINVLMIFIFSGSIQVFTITTVLVSYHRILFTILTFKSKEGRGRAFSICASHFLSVSLLYGSILFMYVWPGSIKEENKDILVAVFYTIIIPLLNPFIYSIRNKELISVFRKIMKRRIFFQEIA